The Sphingosinicellaceae bacterium genome includes the window CTCGGCGTGCGGGTCCCGCTGATCGTCGTCTCGCCTTGGACCCGCGGCGGGTGGGTCAATTCTCAGGTCTTCGACCACACCTCGATCATCCGCTTCATCGAGCGTCGTTTCGGTGTGATGGAGCCAAACATCAGCCCGTGGCGACGCGCGATCACCGGCGACCTGACCTCGATGTTCGACTTCCGCGACCCCGACCGCGCGGCGCTGCAGGGCTTGCCGAGCACCGCCGACGCAATGGCGCGGGTCATCGCCTCGTCGAAGCTGCCGGCCCCGCTGGTCCCGGCGGTACAGTCGTTGCCAGTTCAGGAAGCCGGGCAGCGGCCAGCGCGCGCATTGCCTTACCGGCTGGCGGTCGACGACATCACGACCAAGGATGGGCAGCCGGGCCTGAGGCTCGACTTCGTCAACGACGGGAGCGCCGCGGCGGTGTTCGGCGTGTACGCGCCCTCGTCGGGTGCCGACCCATGGTTCTACACCGTCGGCGCGGGCCAGCGAGTCGACGATCGGCCGCCCGGTCTGGCGATCAAGACGCCCTATGCCATCGCAGTCCACGGCCCGAACGGCTTCCTGCGTGAATTCGCCGGCGATCCGGGCAGTGCCGTGAAACCCGGTGTCTACGTCGACTATGCGCGCGACCACAGTGCATTGTTGATCACGGTCAGCAACCACGGGGTGGCAGCCTGCACGCTCGCGATCCGCCCGCTCGCCTACAGCGCGGCCGCCGTCCGGCAGATCAAGCTCGCACCGGGCGTGACCCAGACGATCCACTATCCGGTCGCGGCGAGCGATCACTGGTACGACGTCATCGTCGAAGACACCGGTTCGGGCTATTCGCGACGTTTCGCCGGCCATGTCGAGACGGGCCGGCCGAGCCGGTCTGACCCGGCACTCGGTACAGTCGCCTGAGGCGTTCTCTCGACCCGGTGTCATCCCGGGCTTGACCCGGGACCCAGCTAACCCAGCGCTCGGACTCCGTGGTTAGCTGGGTCCCGGGTCAAGCCCGGGATGACAGCGGGGATGGGGCTGAAACACCGCGCCGAAACGTTCGCCTAGCGCTGCTGGGTCTGCCAGTCGGGCGCGGTGTAGAACGGCGCATTCGACGCCGCGAGCATCGGCCGGCCGAGGATGTGGTCGGCACCCTTCTCCCCGATCATGATCGTCGGTGCGTTGAGGTTGCCGGTCGTCACCGAGGGCATCACCGATGAGTCCACGACCCGCAGCCCGCTGACGCCGCGGACCCGAAGCTGGCTGTCGACCACCGCCATCGGGTCGCCGTCCGCGCCGATCTTGCACGTGCACGAGGGGTGGTAGGCGCTCTCGACCTTGTCGCGCACGAAGGCGTCGATCTGTGCGTCGGTGACGACATCGGCACCGGGTTGAAGCTCGCGACCGGTGTACGGCGCGAGGGCGTTCTGGGCGAAAATCTCGCGGGTCAGGCGGACGCAGGCGCGCATCTCGGTCCAGTCGTCGGCGTGGCTCATGTAGTTGAAGCGGATGATCGGCTTGTCGCCGGCGTCGGCACTGGCGAGGCGGACATCGCCCCGGCTTTTGGACCGCATCGGCCCGACGTGGGCCTGGAAGCCGTGCCCCTCCGCCATCGATGTGCCGTCGTAGCTGACCGCGAGCGGCAGGAAGTGGAACTGGATGTCGGGGTAGGGGATGCCGGCGCGGCTGCGAATAAAGCCGCAGCTTTCGAAGTGGTTGGTGGCGCCGAGGCCGTCCTTGCGCAGCAGCCAGCGCGCGCCGATCGCCAGCTTCGCCAGCGGGTTCATCGACGAGTACAGCGTCACCGGCTGGGTCGCCTCGACCTGGAAGTAGAACTCGAGATGGTCCTGCAAATTCTCGCCGACGCCGGGCAGGTCGTGGACGACATCGATGCCGTGGCTGCGCAGTTCGGCAGCCGGGCCGATGCCCGACAGCTTGAGCAGCTGAGGTGAATTGATCGGCCCGCCCGACAGGATCACCTCGCGGCGGGCCTTCGCGACATGCTCGACGCCGTCGCGGCGGTAGCGGACGCCGACCGCGCGGCGGTCCTCGAACAGGATGCGGCTGGCGAGGGCATGGGTGACGACGGTGAGGTTCGGGCGGCCCATCGCCGGCTTGAGGTAGGCGCTGGCGGCGCTCCACCGGCGGCCGCCGTGGACGGTCATGTCCATGCGGCCGAAGCCTTCCTGCTGCTCGCCGTTGATGTCGTCGGTGAGGGGGTAGCCGGCCTGTTCCGCGGACTTGACGAAGGCGGTGTAGAGCGGGTTTTCGAGCCGACCGTAGCGGGTGTGCAGCGCGCCATCGCCGCCGCGATAGGCGTCGCCGCCCTCGTCGCGGGTCTCGGCGCGGCGGAAATAGGGGAGGACGTCGCGGTAGCTCCAGCCGGTCGCGCCGTCGTCGGCCCAGCGCTCGAAATCCATCGGGTTGCCCCGCACGTAGACGAGGCCGTTGATCGACGACGAGCCGCCGAGCACCTTGCCGCGCGGCGTGTGCAGCTGCCGGCCGCCGAGGTGCGGCTCGGGCTCGGTCTCGTACTGCCAGTTGTACTTGGCCTTGTTCATCGGGATCGACAGCGCGCTCGGCATCTGGATGAACACTGAGCGGTCCGAGCCGCCGAACTCGATGACGAGCACCCGGTTGGCCGGGTCCGCGCTGAGCCGGTCGGCGAGGACGCAGCCCGCCGAGCCCGCGCCGACGATGACGAAGTCGTATTCCTCCGGCATCACGGCGTCAGTACGGGCAGTCGATGTCGGTCAGCGCGACGTAGACGCTCTTCAGCTGGGTATAATGCTCGATCGCGGCGAGCCCGTTCTCGCGGCCGAGGCCCGACGACTTCATGCCGCCGAACGGCAGCTCGATCGGGGTGACGTTGTACTGGTTGATCCAGCAGGTGCCGGCCTGGAGGCGGGCGATGACGCGGTGGGCGCGGGTCAGGTCGCTGGTGAACACCGCCGCCGCGAGGCCGAACTCGGTGGCGTTGGCGCGGGCGATGACCTCCGCCTCGTCGTCGAAGGCGAGAACGGTCATGACCGGGCCGAAGACCTCGTCGCGGACGATCGCGGCGCGGTCGTCGGCCGCCTCGAAGATCGTCGGCTCGACGAAGTAGCCGCTGCCTAACAGGCCTTCGGTCAGGCGCCGGCCGCCGATCACCAGCCGGACGCCGTCGCGCTGCGCCCGGGCGATATGCGCCAGCACCGACTCCATGTGGCTCGCGGTGACCAGCGGCCCAATCTGGGTTTCTGGGTCGAGCGGGTCGCCGATGCGCAGCTTTGCGGTGCGCGCGACCAGGCGCTCGAGGAACTCCTTGAGGATCGAGCGGTGCACGAACACCCTTGTGCCGTTCGAGCAGACCTGACCGCTCGAATAGAAATTGGCCAGCATCGCGCCCGACACGGCGTTGTCGATCCCGGCGTCACCGAACACGATCAGCGGCGACTTGCCGCCGAGTTCGAGCGTTACCGCCTTCAGGCCGCGCGCCGCGTCGGCCATCACCGCCTTGCCGGTCGCGACCGACCCGGTCACCGAGACCTTGGCGATGTCGGGGTGGGCGACCAGCGCGCGCCCGGTGTCGCCGTAGCCCTGCACGACCTGGAAGATGCCCTCGGGTAAACCGGCGTCGCGGAACACGCGCTCGAGCTCGATCGCGGTCAGCGGCGTCTGTTCGGCGGGCTTGAAGATCATCGCGTTGCCGCACGCCAGCGCCGGCGCGGCCTTCCAGCAGGCGATCTGCAGCGGGTAGTTCCACGCCCCGATCCCCGCGACGATGCCGAGCGGCTCACGGCGGGTATAGCCGAACGCGCCCGCACCGAGGTCGATGTGCTGGCCCGCGATGGTCGCTGCGACCCCGGCATAATATTCGAGGCAATCGGCGCCCGACAGCACGTCGACCGCCAGCGTCTCCTGGATCGGCTTGCCGGTGTTGAGGGTTTCGAGCCGCGCCAGTTCGGGGTTGCGGTCGCGCAGGAGGTCGGCGGCGCGGCGGAGAATACGGCCGCGCTCGACCGCAGGCATCGCCGCCCAGCCTGGCTGCGCGGCCTTGGCGCGAGCCACAGCGGCGTCGATCTCGGCGGTGGTGGTCACCCTGATCTCGGCCAGGACCGCGCCCGTCGCCGGGTTGATCGGCGTGATCGTCGTGGGCTCTGCGGGCCGGTCGGGGACCGCCGCGAGGCTCGCCAGGTGGTTGTCGACGAACGCGGTCAGCAGCGAGCGCGCGGTGTCGCTGTCGGTCTCGGTCCAGCCCGACAGCGCACCTCGCAACCACACGCCGTCGATCATCGCCGCGATCATCGCGGCAAGCTTGCCGGTCTCGGCGGCGGGGATCAGCGGGCGCAGCGCGTGTCGCAGGTTGGACAGCATGCGGCGCTGGTAGATGCGCTGGATCCGCCCGAGGCCGGGCGCGTGCAGCACCTGGCCCCAGAACGCGAGCCACGCCGTGCTGGTGCGCTGGTTGAATTCCTCGACCGCAAGGTTGGCGTCGATGATCGCCTGCAGCCGCGCACGGGGGCCGTTCGCGGTGCGCAGGTGGTCGAGCACGTTGTCGCGCAGGCGTGAGGCGAGTGCCCGGAAGGCCGCTTCGAGCAGCCGGTTCTTGTCACCGAAATAATGCGCGACCAGCCCTGCCGACACACCAGCGCGACCGGCGATCTCGGCCAGCGTGGTGTCCACGAAGCCGACCTCGGCCAGACTGTCGATGGTCATCTCGATAAGCTGGCGCGAGCGCCGGTCGTCGGGCACCGGCACTGCATTCACTGTCGCTCGACGTGCCACATTACCCCCATTGAACCGTCGTTCAATCCGGACTTTACCGAGTTGCGCGTAAGCAAGATCGCCGCTGTGCAACCCTCTGATTTAAATTACTTGCACATTCTTTGAACATTTAGTCAACTCGGCGACAGGCACGTGCGGGGATAGCGCCGATGCGACGACACTGGGA containing:
- the betA gene encoding choline dehydrogenase, encoding MPEEYDFVIVGAGSAGCVLADRLSADPANRVLVIEFGGSDRSVFIQMPSALSIPMNKAKYNWQYETEPEPHLGGRQLHTPRGKVLGGSSSINGLVYVRGNPMDFERWADDGATGWSYRDVLPYFRRAETRDEGGDAYRGGDGALHTRYGRLENPLYTAFVKSAEQAGYPLTDDINGEQQEGFGRMDMTVHGGRRWSAASAYLKPAMGRPNLTVVTHALASRILFEDRRAVGVRYRRDGVEHVAKARREVILSGGPINSPQLLKLSGIGPAAELRSHGIDVVHDLPGVGENLQDHLEFYFQVEATQPVTLYSSMNPLAKLAIGARWLLRKDGLGATNHFESCGFIRSRAGIPYPDIQFHFLPLAVSYDGTSMAEGHGFQAHVGPMRSKSRGDVRLASADAGDKPIIRFNYMSHADDWTEMRACVRLTREIFAQNALAPYTGRELQPGADVVTDAQIDAFVRDKVESAYHPSCTCKIGADGDPMAVVDSQLRVRGVSGLRVVDSSVMPSVTTGNLNAPTIMIGEKGADHILGRPMLAASNAPFYTAPDWQTQQR
- the betB gene encoding betaine-aldehyde dehydrogenase, coding for MTIDSLAEVGFVDTTLAEIAGRAGVSAGLVAHYFGDKNRLLEAAFRALASRLRDNVLDHLRTANGPRARLQAIIDANLAVEEFNQRTSTAWLAFWGQVLHAPGLGRIQRIYQRRMLSNLRHALRPLIPAAETGKLAAMIAAMIDGVWLRGALSGWTETDSDTARSLLTAFVDNHLASLAAVPDRPAEPTTITPINPATGAVLAEIRVTTTAEIDAAVARAKAAQPGWAAMPAVERGRILRRAADLLRDRNPELARLETLNTGKPIQETLAVDVLSGADCLEYYAGVAATIAGQHIDLGAGAFGYTRREPLGIVAGIGAWNYPLQIACWKAAPALACGNAMIFKPAEQTPLTAIELERVFRDAGLPEGIFQVVQGYGDTGRALVAHPDIAKVSVTGSVATGKAVMADAARGLKAVTLELGGKSPLIVFGDAGIDNAVSGAMLANFYSSGQVCSNGTRVFVHRSILKEFLERLVARTAKLRIGDPLDPETQIGPLVTASHMESVLAHIARAQRDGVRLVIGGRRLTEGLLGSGYFVEPTIFEAADDRAAIVRDEVFGPVMTVLAFDDEAEVIARANATEFGLAAAVFTSDLTRAHRVIARLQAGTCWINQYNVTPIELPFGGMKSSGLGRENGLAAIEHYTQLKSVYVALTDIDCPY